ACCTCGGATTGTTCGCCAAGTAGCGTGTGCAACTTGCTCGCAGTATCGATGGTGAGGGCATGACTTAAATGATTCCGACGCGCCTTTTGTGAGTGTTGGATGTCACTTGGCCACTGGCTTGGCAGGTCCTGATAAAGTGTGCCACCGAGCACAGCATTCAAAACCTGGATTCCGCGACAGATAGCGAATATCGGTTTTCCTTGTTCCATCATGCCCTCAATTAAGGCCTTCTCGAGCGCATCTCGCTCCGGCACCACGCTGCCGAGACCGCGTCTTGGCTGTTCACCAAACATCAGCGGATCGATATCTTCACCGCCAGACAAGAGCAGTCCATCAAGTCTCTGAATCAAACTGCTTACACTGGTCAGGTCTTCATAAAATGGGATCACGACAGGGATTCCCCCTGCAGCTTCAATCCCCTGTGCGTAATCGTCACTGAGGCTTACACCTAATAAGTTCGGACCCGCAATATCCATCCTCCGGTGATGCCTGGTTCCGGATACCCCAATTAGTGGCTTCTGTACGATGCTTGTGGCCAATTCTCAATCTCTCCCAATCCGCGACGTTATTTGATTTCTCTGACGATGGTGGATACGCACCTCATGCTAGTGGAACTTGTAAGTACCGTCAACCATCTCTCTCACCATTGTATGTAGGCGTGTGATTCGGCCACAGGCGGCGGTAAGTTACTTTCGTGTTCACGCTCCCGAGACGCAGGAGACGTCTGGCGCAGCACAGCTAAATGGTTAGCCAAACACATCTTATAGCACCCGCGGCAATCGTACAGAAAAGGTCGTTCCTGCGCCTACCTGACTATGAACTTCAATATTGCCTTTATACAACTGAACGAGTTCCTTCACAATTGCTAGTCCTAGGCCAGTACCGCCCTCACGGCGGTCTCTCGAACTTTCGACTCTGTAGAATCGCTCAAAAATATGATCGAGGGATTCCGGCGGTATGCCTGGACCCGAATCTTCAACCTCAAGAATCACAGTACCGTTCCCGACCGATGTTCGTACATTGACGTTTTGGCCCACTTGCGTGTACTTTAAGGCATTATCAAGCAGATTTGTGCACAGTCGGCGAAAATGTGACGGTGACATGGCTGCCTCCGTGCCCGCAAGAAACGACTGAATCTTCCTTTCAGGGTAGAGCGGACCGAGGGTCTCAATCACTTCACTCATGACCTCGTCGACATCGACAACGTGTTCCTCGTCGTTTGCGGACGCCTCCATGCCTGCCAGAGTGAGCAGGTCGTCAGCCAATTGGCGCAAACGGCTTGATTCCTTCTGAATGACTGTGATGGCTTGGTCTAGCACTTTTGGATCCGATTTGCCCCACCTGGCCAACAGATTCGCATACCCCTGGATGACCGTCAGCGGCGTCCGAATTTCGTGTGAAGCGTCTGCGACAAACTGACTCTGTTGCTCAAAGGAGCGCTCGATTCTACTCAGCATTCGATTGAATGCATC
The Alicyclobacillus curvatus genome window above contains:
- a CDS encoding gamma-glutamyl-gamma-aminobutyrate hydrolase family protein, which produces MDIAGPNLLGVSLSDDYAQGIEAAGGIPVVIPFYEDLTSVSSLIQRLDGLLLSGGEDIDPLMFGEQPRRGLGSVVPERDALEKALIEGMMEQGKPIFAICRGIQVLNAVLGGTLYQDLPSQWPSDIQHSQKARRNHLSHALTIDTASKLHTLLGEQSEVYCNSFHHQAVKDCAPGLRPVAWDRDGLIEAVEHETADFVVAVQWHPENLWRTTPYYHGLFRGFVEASSRVRANS
- a CDS encoding HAMP domain-containing protein, encoding MKRKIAAFTAVVMMVILCILDVFIYFTLQRHLVNLNTVSMSNNTVAAADYIQRNLSDGGSLRAITDYRWLNRFLREGQEIYVLGPDGSVRGHSGDNLLPSNKPVASVESGFQEGRVQLHGKELYYTVTPVIDDDTQRIIGYVELIADTQSQREYMAVLVVVLTIGSIGAILLTALGGYVISAAAIRPLKRMMITVGRIEAHRLHERVPRPRQRDEVALLTDAFNRMLSRIERSFEQQSQFVADASHEIRTPLTVIQGYANLLARWGKSDPKVLDQAITVIQKESSRLRQLADDLLTLAGMEASANDEEHVVDVDEVMSEVIETLGPLYPERKIQSFLAGTEAAMSPSHFRRLCTNLLDNALKYTQVGQNVNVRTSVGNGTVILEVEDSGPGIPPESLDHIFERFYRVESSRDRREGGTGLGLAIVKELVQLYKGNIEVHSQVGAGTTFSVRLPRVL